From one Amia ocellicauda isolate fAmiCal2 chromosome 17, fAmiCal2.hap1, whole genome shotgun sequence genomic stretch:
- the top3b gene encoding DNA topoisomerase 3-beta-1: MRTVLMVAEKPSLAQSIAKILSKGSCSSRKGLNGACSVYEYTGSFMGQSARFKMTSVCGHVMSLDFIGKYNNWDKVDPAELFSKAPTEKKEANPKLNMVKFLQVESKGCDVVVLWLDCDKEGENICFEVLDAIEPYMNKSYGSEKTVFRAKFSSITDQDICNAMNRLGEPNRNEALSVDARQELDLRIGCAFTRFQTKYFQGKYGNLDSSLISFGPCQTPTLGFCVERHDKIQSFKSEPYWVLQAKVFKGKESPITLDWDRVRVFDREVAQMFLNIAKTARETRVESVSKKEKAKQRPQALNTVEMLRVASSALGLGPQHTMQIAERLYTQGYISYPRTETTHYPENFDLKGTLRMQANNPFWADTVKALLSEGLNHPRKGSDAGDHPPITPMRPASENELGTDGWRLYEYITRHFIATVSQDCKYLQTTISFSVGTETFTCTGKTLISAGFTEVMPWQSIPDEESLPSCEKGDVFTVEEVKMLEKQTNPPDYLTEAELISLMEKHGIGTDASIPVHINNICQRNYVTVESGRRLKPTNLGIVLVHGYYKTDAELVLPTIRSAVEKQLNLIAQGKANFQQVLQHTLDIFKRKFHYFVDSIASMDELMEVSFSPIAATGKPLSRCGKCRRFMKYIQAKPSRLHCSHCDETYSLPQNGAIKLYKELRCPLDEFELVLWTSGSRGKSYPLCPYCFSNPPFRDMKKGMGCNECTHPSCQHSLNSLGIGQCVECENGVLVFDPTSGPKWKMACNKCNVVVHFFENAHKVRVSPDSCDSCEASLVIVDFNKARSPLPGDQIQHTGCSFCDPVFQDLVELKHATMRHPMHRGGQARRQGGRGRGRGRRPGGRGNPKKPKDKMAALAAYFV; the protein is encoded by the exons ATGAGGACTGTTTTGATGGTGGCCGAGAAGCCGTCTTTGGCTCAGTCCATCGCAAAGATACTCTCCAAAG GCAGCTGCTCCAGCCGCAAGGGACTAAACGGAGCATGCTCAGTCTACGAGTACACCGGAAGCTTCATGGGACAGTCTGCTCGATTCAAGATGACGTCGGTCTGCGGCCATGTGATGAGTCTAGACTTCatag ggAAATATAACAACTGGGACAAGGTTGACCCTGCTGAACTATTCAGCAAAGCACCCACAGAAAAGAAAGAAGCCAATCCGAAACTCAACATGGTCAAGTTCCTGCAG GTCGAAAGCAAAGGATGTGACGTGGTGGTCCTGTGGCTGGACTGTGACAAAGAAGGGGAAAACATCTGCTTTGAG GTCCTGGATGCCATCGAACCCTACATGAACAAGTCATACGGCAGCGAGAAGACGGTGTTCAGAGCCAAGTTCAGCTCCATCACCGACCAGGACATCTGTAATGCCATGAACCGCCTGGGGGAGCCCAACCGCAACGAGGCCCTGTCTGTGGACGCCCGGCAAGAACTGGACCTGCGCATCGGCTGTGCCTTCACCAG GTTTCAGACTAAATACTTCCAAGGCAAGTATGGCAATCTAGACTCCTCCCTGATATCCTTCGGCCCCTGTCAGACTCCCACGCTGGGATTCTGCGTGGAGCGCCACGACAAGATCCAGTCTTTTAAGTCGGAGCCCTACTGGGTGCTGCAGGCCAAG GTGTTCAAGGGCAAAGAGAGTCCCATCACGCTGGACTGGGACCGGGTGCGGGTCTTTGACAGGGAAGTTGCTCAGATGTTTCTCAATATTGCAAAGACCGCAAGAGAGACCAGG GTTGAATCCGTAAGCAAGAAGGAGAAGGCCAAGCAGAGGCCCCAGGCTCTGAACACAGTTGAAATGTTACGAGTCGCCAGCTCAGCCCTTG gaCTGGGGCCTCAGCACACCATGCAGATAGCAGAGCGTCTTTACACCCAGGGCTACATAAGCTACCCTCGTACGGAGACCACGCACTACCCCGAGAACTTCGACCTCAAAGGAACGCTGCGGATGCAAGCTAACAACCCTTTCTGGGCGGACACA GTGAAGGCTTTGCTCTCGGAGGGCTTGAATCACCCCAGGAAGGGCAGTGACGCTGGGGACCACCCCCCCATCACCCCCATGAGACCAGCCTCAGAGAATGAGCTAG GTACAGACGGCTGGCGTCTCTATGAGTACATCACCAGGCACTTCATTGCCACCGTCAGCCAAGACTGCAAATACCTCCAGACCACCATTTCTTTCAGCGTTGGCACAGAGACTTTCACATGCACCGGAAAGACTCTCATTTCTGCTG GCTTCACTGAGGTCATGCCTTGGCAGAGTATCCCCGACGAGGAGAGTCTTCCGTCCTGCGAGAAGGGAGATGTCTTCACGGTGGAAGAAGTCAAGATGCTCGAGAAACAGACCAACCCTCCGGACTACCTGACTGAGGCTGAGCTCATCTCACTGATGGAGAAACACGGAATAG GAACTGACGCCAGTATCCCTGTGCACATCAATAACATCTGCCAAAGGAATTACGTGACTGTGGAGAGTGGCCGCAGACTCAAACCCACCAACCTGGGCATTGTTCTAGTGCACGGCTATTACAAAACAG ACGCGGAGCTGGTGCTGCCCACGATCCGCAGCGCTGTGGAGAAGCAGCTCAACCTGATTGCTCAGGGCAAGGCCAACTTTCAGCAGGTCCTGCAGCACACCCTGGACATCTTCAAGAGGAAGTTTCACTATTTTGTCGACTCCATCGCCA GCATGGACGAGCTGATGGAAGTTTCCTTCTCCCCCATCGCTGCCACAGGGAAGCCCCTGTCTCGCTGCGGAAAGTGCCGTCGCTTCATGAAATACATCCAG GCAAAGCCCAGTCGTCTGCACTGCTCTCACTGTGACGAGACCTACAGTCTGCCCCAGAATGGCGCCATCAAGCTGTACAAGGAGCTGCGCTGCCCCCTGGATGAGTTTGAGCTGGTGCTGTGGACATCGGGGTCCAGGGGCAAGAGCTACCCACTGTGCCCCTACTGCTTCAGCAACCCGCCGTTCAGGGACATGAAGAAAG gcatggGCTGCAACGAGTGCACCCACCCCTCCTGTCAGCACTCTCTGAACTCGCTGGGGATCGGCCAGTGTGTGGAGTGCGAGAACGGGGTGCTGGTGTTTGACCCCACCTCGGGGCCCAAGTGGAAGATGGCGTGCAACAAGTGCAACGTGGTCGTCCACTTCTTTGAGAACGCCCACAAGGTGCGGGTGTCTCCAGACAGCTGCGACTCCTGCGAGGCCTCCCTGGTCATTGTGGACTTCAACAAGGCACGCTCACCGCTACCCGGGGACCAGATCCAGCACACGGGCTGCTCCTTCTGCGACCCTGTCTTCCAGGACCTGGTGGAGCTCAAGCACGCCACCATGAGGCACCCCATGCACAGAGGCGGCCAGGCCAGGAGGCAAGGGGGGCGGGGCCGGGGGCGGGGTCGCAGACCGGGTGGCAGGGGCAACCCCAAGAAACCCAAAGACAAGATGGCGGCCCTAGCGGCCTACTTTGTGTAA